Part of the bacterium genome is shown below.
ATGCGATACAAGGACAGGCCTCCTTTGCCGGCTTCCGGATCATCCTGGTACGTATCATCCCGGTATTGTCAGCGACTCCAGGTCCCGAGGGTAGTAGGTCAGCATCTCGAACCCACTCTCCGTCACTACCAGTGTGTCGGAGTGGCGGAACCCTGCGAACCCCGGCACGTAGATCCCGGGCTCTACGGTGAAGACCATGCCCGGCCGCATCTCGGTGGCGTCCCCAATATCGAAGAAGGGCGCCTCGTGGATGCCTATCCCCATCGCATGGCCTACGTGGTGACGCCAGTACGGCATCAGGTCGTGCTTCTCGAAGAACGCGCGCACCGCGCGGTCCACCTCGGAGCACGGCCGTCCGGGCCGGATCGCCTCGAACGCGATGTCCTGCGCGCCCAGCATCAGGGAGAAGAACCGCCGGTGCTCGTCGGTCACCGGGGAAACGACCATGGTGCGTTCCATCTCGCTGTAGTAGCCTCCCACCGCCGCCGATGCGCCGGTCACCAGCACGTCCCCGGCCTGTATTCGCGCGTTGGTAGTCATGGCGTGGGCGATCGCCGACTGCTTCCCGACCTGCCCGCGGTAGCCGGCGCGGGCTCCGGGGAACGTCCAGCTCAACGGCCGGTACTCCGGTCCCAGCGCCCTGACCATCGCGACCGTGGCATCGTACGAGGCGCGATGGCTGACCTCGCTCTCGATCACCCCACTCCGGGTGTACTCCTGCAGCAGGGCGTGGGCCAGGTTTCCCCAGCGCGCGCTCTCGCGGATCAGGGCCAGCTCCTCCTCCGACTTCACCATCATCATCTCTTCTACGAGATCCCGCATGAGGCTCACCGGCGCGCCGGGCAGGACCTCGCTGAGCCGCGGCCCCCGGTAGCCCATGATGCCCGGGTACCCATCGCCGTCCGCTCCCAATCGCGCCTGGGTCAGCCCCAGGCTGCCCAGCAGCCCTGCCAGTTGCGGCATCGGATGGGTCTCGCCCGGA
Proteins encoded:
- a CDS encoding Xaa-Pro peptidase family protein, with protein sequence MRLFISREEHVRRTGLARTEARRRGADALVLFNPTHIFYLTGFAFIATERPTALIVAGDSTVLFVPRLEQEHASAHAFVDRVVTYPEYPGETHPMPQLAGLLGSLGLTQARLGADGDGYPGIMGYRGPRLSEVLPGAPVSLMRDLVEEMMMVKSEEELALIRESARWGNLAHALLQEYTRSGVIESEVSHRASYDATVAMVRALGPEYRPLSWTFPGARAGYRGQVGKQSAIAHAMTTNARIQAGDVLVTGASAAVGGYYSEMERTMVVSPVTDEHRRFFSLMLGAQDIAFEAIRPGRPCSEVDRAVRAFFEKHDLMPYWRHHVGHAMGIGIHEAPFFDIGDATEMRPGMVFTVEPGIYVPGFAGFRHSDTLVVTESGFEMLTYYPRDLESLTIPG